In Glycine max cultivar Williams 82 chromosome 4, Glycine_max_v4.0, whole genome shotgun sequence, the genomic stretch ATCCCACTCAAACCTTCTGACAGTGAATAAGAAAGGTGCGAAGGGACCCCCTTGCCTTAAACCCTGTTGAGGTGAGAGTTTATCTTATTAACTAAAATGGAGATGTGAGTGGGTACAAGACATTTCTTAATCCATCCAATCCATTTTCTTCCAAAGCCAAGTCTTCCAAGCATGCAGAGCAAGAAATTCCAGGAAACCAAATCAAAAGCTTTTTCATAGTCCACcttaaaaaacaaacacttCTTTTTCCTCCGTCTAGCCTCATCAATCGCCTCGCTAGTTGCAAGAACACTATGTAAGATATTTCTCGCACTTAGAAAAACACTTTGCTTCAAATCAATAACACATTGTAATACCAACTGAAAGCTTTCTAGCAAGTACTTTCGCCAAGATCTTATATATGCAACCAACAAGTGAGATTGGTCGAAAATCCCCTAAATTTTGTGAATCAGCCACCTTTGATATGAGAGATATGGATGATTCATTACATCCTTTTGGAAGAATTCCATTGGAGTGAAATTCATCCAAAAACCTCATGATATCTCCCTTCAAAGTTCCCTAAAAAGCCTTGATGAAGTGGAAGTTAAAGCCATCTAGATTGGGGCTTTGGGAGCTGCCACATTCCCATATTGCTTCTTTGACTTCATCTTCCTCAAATCTTGCAATGAAACTCTCATATTGTTGTTGAGAGATTTGTTTTAATCTTGTCCCATCAAGCTTTGGCCGATCCAAATCCTCCACcaagaatattttttgaaagaaattctTCACCTCCCATTTTACTTTCTTAGGATCCACCTCCTAAATCCCATCAATATGTAGACCCCTATGTAGatttttccttctcctccaaTTAATAGTACCATGGAAGAATATTGAGTTGTTGTCTCCTTCCACTAACCATCTAGATCTAGATTTTTGTCTTAGAAATGACTCATTCCTCCTTGCCAATATCCAAAATTGCTCTTTCAAATCTATCTTCATGTTCAATTCACTCTCCACCAAAACTCTAGCCTCCTCAAGCTTATCCAACTCATTCATTTTCAAGGCAATTTCTTTCtgtgatgaatgaaagtctccAAAACATGTAGCATTCCACTCTCTAAGCACCTTCTTGAGGCCTTTTAGTTTTTCCTTGAGGACATATGCTCCCCACCTATGTATAGACATGTTCCTCCAAGCTCCTTCCACCACCTCTACATAATTTTCATGTTGAAACCAATAATCTAATGAGCGGAAAGGCTTTGGCCCCAAATCAACATTAGCATCTTTAAGAACAATTGGACAATGATCCGAAATATTTCTATCCAAGATGAATTGGATGCTTCCTGACCAAATATTGAACCATTCCTTTTGGACCAAGAACCTATTGAGCAAACTTTTTGCTTTAACGTTGGGCCTATACCAAGAAAATTCTCTCCCCACCTTTGGTACATCTTCCAATTCCATCTCAataatgaattgattaaacATGGAGATTCCATCGTTCTTGGATCCTACAACACCATTCCATTGCCTTTTATTAATCTTTCGAAGAGTTGAAATCACCCAAAATACACCAAATATCAACATTGATTCTAGACTTCCTGGCCACCAATTCCTCCCACATTGTTTTCCATTGAGAAAGGTCACAAGGTGAATAGAGATGTTCACAATTGTGATGTAACAATCTTTTTCTTTCCAATTACAAGCCCGAAATACCCCCCTCCTACAAAATGACTTTTTACTTCAAAATTATCACTACTCAATAAACATAAAAGGCCTCCCGCCGAACTGATGGCACATCACCTCATTATCTCCCCCACAAAGTTTGACATAAGACTTtgtcaatcttttcttttttagtctCTTGAAAGCACGCTAGTTGAATTCTCTCTTTCACAATAAGTTCTCTAATGAATCGGCATTTTACTGTCACCCAGCCCCTTTACGTTGTATGAGAGCAACTTCATAATTGATCATGTTTGTTCCCTTCCATGCAAGATTTCTTAACTTGTTCAATGCCTTTTTGGTCCCTTCTCTACATAATAATTAGTTTATGCTTCTTTTGATCTTTGCTTCCTTCAAAAATCAGTACTATGTTAATTCCCAAATGTAACAGAGTTTGTGCCTCACCATCTTCttgcctttgccaaaagctGTTGTTGCAGGTTTTGATGTCGTTGTCATCCACAATGTTGTTGTGGTTACGACCTACCGACCTTGTAATTCTTCTGTTATATAGGATGCCATTGCCATTGCTATTTGTAGGTCCGAGAGTGAGTGAGGTAGAGACAATATCACTTAGGACATCATGTCTTCCTAGTAAAATATGCCTCGAGTAACATCCTCCACCAAGGGTGTTGGTCTATTAAGATCATCAGAATCAAGAAACAAATTTGTCTCGATAGTTTCCTTTTCATGCTCAGTAGTCTCGTCACCAGTGAAACCAGCAAAATCACATGAAGTATTCATATATGATTAGTGGCTGTAATTTCTTTCCCTCGGTGGGGAAACCTAGGCAACTTTCCCATCGTAGAAGCAGTGATAGTATAcctttctttttggcaaaggggagctagtggaaaaaaaaatagtacccTAATGCTTAGAGGCTTATGAATTCTTGCTATGCAAAGGTATGAGAAAAGACCATGCAAAGAGATTATTTCTAAATTCGAATCCACGACCAACCAATCACAAGACAGAGAGCTAgtgagttataaaaaaattacgtactaggattaaattataattttttaaaatgtgaaaccaaattaaaaatttaatagaacTGAAATCGCATGTAAATCTTTtgctaaataaatttttattcaaaatttttataTCTTGTTTTGATATAGAATTGAATATGGATTCTTATAAacaatttttgttatatatatatatatatatataacactaaagaATGTTGTTTTgttctattatttattattttataatgttctaattaatctttattttcctttttattattagttattataatattttttattattagaaagaataaatagaattgaaaaattatttttttgataaaatcaaaattttcgcAGGCGAATTTTAAGTCACATTATTATGAtaaaacaattgaaaaaaataatgacgTATAAtatatgtcaatttttttatattcaagttgcttTGAAGTTTGAATGCATTGATGCATTTCATATGGACTACGTGAAGGGAAACTGGTTTTGCGTTAAATTGacttggaagttggaaggggTAAGACTTGCGTGATCCACACTATTCAATTTTCTGAGATgctgttaaaaatattttaatgaattaaatatatttttatctctaataaatatttgattttatatttattttttaataaatttttattttttgacgagtgtaacaattttcttttatccTTGACATCTATTTTTAACCCTTaataaattagcaaattttatatttgctctataataaatattttccatttGTTACTAATattgactaaaataaaatttgttaatttattaggaaataaatacaaatttttttaatttatcagagattaaaacaaaatatcaaaaataaaaaataagaattatttatTAGGGATTCAACacaaaataagaatttattaGGAAGTaagcttaaaaataaaatatttattaaagataaaaaatatatttaagtctattttaaaaatcgtaatataaatactatataagAACCATTCTTATAAGTGGAGTTCATGTTAACCTCTTCAATGATCATCCTTAATAAGGGCCATCTTTAATAAGAATTGATTCTTAAACTTAAGAACCTTACAAGAACTTGCAATTAAGATATCTTTAAAAACGAAATTTGTACTAAAacctattaaaaaattagtgaggtccatttaaaatactttttatttcaaTGATTCATCGTCTGACATTTTAACTAAAacctaataaaaatttaatgaggtccatttaaaatgaaaaagagagttGCTGAGAGCAACAGCGTGGTGATCAACTTGAATTGCTCCCCAACGGTTATTTAGTTGCTCTCAAGAGTCAAGAGTAGTATAGAAGTACTCACAAAGATAAATCAGCGTTGGAGATGAGCTAAAATATTAGCTAATATACAAAGGAAAATGTTAATTAACAATATACTTTTAGCACGTTTTAAAAAAGCCAAGTTCATTCCCCTCGCTCTCGGGTTCAAAGTGCAAAACTCATGACTAAATAGAGTAAGATGTATTAAGATTTACTTGGATGTGTCGCCTAGTAACgtgttaagaaaaatattctcAATATTACTCAATACTTTCTCAgtgttaaatataagaaaaaactatattttttcttgatttcaaacatatataaaaaaatttcaattaacttttatcatatttaatgttattatcttattttggttttaatttcaatgattctttttttattcctaataacaaattttaatgaaaaataaattaaaaaaaaataatttttaactgatattagtataattaaatataattaactaactTTCTTATTTAGagtgaatcaatttttttatatttaagatcaAAGGTAATATAAGATAAGATTCATcaagaaaatatatgaatagaataaaatataactatCATCCAatcaaaaatatcatatataataaattttttaatttttacaataagttTGCCTGAAAATTAGTTATAGATGACACTATTCAATcaacaatgatattttttttatttattctcgaTGTGTATTTTCTTTTCAGAAGCAATCTTACTTGAAATAAGGTCAGACACTTAGATATGATTACATCTCTGAACATGAATTTAACTCTTAATTCACCCGTTGCAGCAAACCAACCCTTTTTATTGGACTCAACCCTACTGTTGAATGAAACTATACTCTATATATATTGATCATCCAAGCACTAAACAAGGTGTGTACAAGCTAATACAGTAAACACGGTGGCTGGATTTTATTGTCTGCATTGACCTAACGCAACTTTAAAGATTTGCTGAAGTACGTGGAATCCTCGTCTGAGAAATCAGAAGTTGTTGGACACGTAAGTAATAGTGAATAAGAACATTTTAGTGGTCTGAGTTGTCAAAGATGTGCAAGCCCCCTGCTGAGCATGTGGCAGTTGGAGACACTGTTAAGTCTCTAATTAAACTCATTGgtcaattttaaccaaaaaaatgcCCTCTTTTAATAGAACCAAAACAACCCTTTATTGGCTTaaagggaataaaaaaaaatggttacatTGCCTCTCATAAGTCATAACTCATAACTActtaaaaaacaaagtaaagGCATCCAATTAACTACCGGGTCCATgaattgttaatatatttttcttttcttttcaataaagCAAAGAAGTCAAGAGCCAAATAATGAATTCACCATAATAAAACCTATTACTAACAAAGGTCGATTCATCAGGGAAAAAAGGGAGGCAAAGGTCAAATTAAAGCTTTCcagtaattttctttaattaagaaTAAGAGTAGGTACTGCTTTCTGATTTTAGGCCCACCAGATCCTAATGTTTGGCATTCAAGtcccataattttattttgcaataTCTTCTTCACTGTCACAATCTTAATATATTCATGTGAGTATACTGTTTGCCAATGACAGTTGAAAAATGCTGTAACCCAACCACCATTTTCCCTCGAGCTTCTGTGCCATGAGTTAAAAAAAAGCATGCATGTGTTTCTATTCCCAGTGTTGGATGCATTGCACACCAACCATGCTATGACTCCTACTTCCATGTGCATGCATGCAATCATGCAACTACTTTAAAAACTAATTCTAtacttattttccaaaaaatgtGTTGCTTAGGACCACAATTAATAAATCCTAGGCCGCCTTCTTTAAGCTACAAAATGGTCCCAATTTCTGTTTGTTTCTCCCATAACAGCTAAGAAAAAGCACATACACAAAATCCAAACGAGAAGTCACTCAACAATATGTGGATGAGATAACATCCGGATTTCTTTGGTGTCTTCTCACGTGACCAACTCAActagttattataattataggCTTAAATATGAATTCAATTAATCTATGTaggtttgccttttttttttaattttaattctgactagtttttttgtttgtttagttCTTACAAAAATttacacttttttaattttggttttatgattgtttttttGTTCATGTTTAATTCTAGTAAATTTGcttattttcaacattcatccctttaatattatctttttatatttgttagttTCTGTATGTAAATtcctattttagggattaaaaTTGAAAGAATACAAACTTGtagagattaaaataaatgataaaaacttACAagcatcaaaatttaaaaagtgtaaacttataagaactaaaaacaaaagaaaatttaccATAACCAAAATTAAAGGATGCAAACTTGTATGaactaaattcatatttaagtaAATGGTTGGTAAACTTGTACTATATATAGTTTCATCAACCGATCGAGCATGTGCTATTGCAGCCGTGATTTAGATTATCTGTCATATAAATCCCCATGCTGATGACTATTCGAAATTTTCTTACTCTTAccttaaaaagatttttattcaatttgtttGACCTTTGTAGGATAAATCTTTCATTAAATGAAGCGGTACTAAATCCCTTTTTTAGGTTCCATCATATTATTGTGGAGCAAGTAACCTTTGAAATGTCATTTTCGTGGTAGTAATTATACGAATAACAAAATACCAAATACATGTAGGTGAAGAAAGCTACCAAAAGAATGTGACATGTTCCGCACCTTCTTTGTCATTTATCTCCCACAGCATCAATCTTTGTAAAatgatttgttaaaaatattttaaatggtattatatgcttttaattttgttttgaaagttaaaatttatttttgtttaacataaacttttgatttgatttcatgTTCTTAATAACATTTAAATCAATTACTTTAATTGCGTCATTTGATTATAAGGTTTTGAAAGTTGTGATCAATTGGCTTTAATgctttttaataacttttaaaggCATAAGACCTTacataaagaaaaaagtttatagCCGAACGGGACTCAGAATGTGaaagaagttgaaaaaaatagtatttttttttttttggttttagtgAATCCCTGAgtattaagaaattttttgtgGGTGTTAGTTTGTGGGATTCCGTTATGTGGAGAGACTGTTCTGTCTCATTTGGAGGTCAGTTTTATCCTGGGGACAAAGAGACTCTAGACTGCTGCATTTTAGGCAGAGCCACAAAAATCTTAAAGAGAGCGACTTAGTTAGTCTGCGACTCAATcttatttttctgtttgttatttacatttacaacaatattttattaattatgctTGTATTTGATATATGCACTAACAATTTTAAGATGTTCTGTTTCCGCCATTTCTACTAAATACAACATCACTTCGAAAGATTACTCATAAAATCTTCTCTCGAAGGTACaattattatgaatattttGTTATCATGATAATTGTTATTATATGAATATTTGATTGATTGCCGATAAAGTACTTAGTTATTTCTGGTACACGAATTTATAATTTGGGAGGAAAATTATATATCACGGGTTTTCCTTGGTTACAAAGATATTTATattgatgaaatgaaatatgtgTGGCTTCAAAATAGGCTAAAAGTTTTTCAATTGAATATGATTATGCTTTGGAGTGAGATACGTATTCTCCATGACTTAATTTTATTCACGTTGATTTATGTACTTATCAAAATCTAGAGTTATCTCATGTCAGGGTCGATGTGACCAACGTGGGCTCCAAGATTTCGTACGTCGGATTGAAAGTAGTCTTTGTTAAGAGGACAAGAGGGAGGACCTGCAAAGTAAAGGATTTTGACGTTCAAGTAAGTACGCAAGTTAGGAGAGTAAGAGAGTATGAAAAAAGTGAGATGGAACCTGGTACTTGTAGAGTGAAGTGGGAGCTGTgggtccttgtttgtaggggCTGCTATGGTGGTGTAATAGCCTTTGCAGATAATTACCAACTTGTAGATAATAGCCAGTAGATGATTGTGGTTTGTAGATAATGTTTACCTTATAGATAATTGAATTCCTGCTACGAGATAAAGAggttacatcatattcaaataaTGAAGTGGTTAGAGATAACCTATCTATTGAGAGCTCGGCTGCAAATTGATGTCTGTGCTCTTGTGCCAGGGCTGACATGGAGTGCTAACATGTGTCTCAGAGTGTCACATATTTGCCACATGTATTTTGTGGTCCCTGGACAGTACATAAGCCCCCAAGCTTTGAGTCGGCTTGTGGGTGAAAGAGGTTGTCCAGTGTCGATGGAGAATGTCTCATGTCGAGGGTAGTAGCCTTGAGAGATAGATGGGTTGCGAGTTCATCAAGCCCCCAAGCATGGACAAGAGTTTTTCAGTGTTAAGAGTTGTGACCTTGACAAGTGCAACAACAGTTGCAGGTCGGTGAGGCTTGTCAAGCCCCCTAGCCTGGACAAGTGTTTGTCCAGGCTGCTTTTGTCAAGTTGTCCAGGGTGGacatgtttttggttttgtAGGCAAAATTAGACATTTCAGGTGAGAGAAGTCTTTGTATTGGACAATTATGCCCTTTTTCTGATCGTTGGAGAGTGCATTGAAGACAAAcattttgttttgtcttttgcTGTAGGCGAGTGTAGCGCCCGCACATTactcttgcatacatgtcactCGTGGAGTGGGCACGTATTGGAGTTGTGGTACATGGGTTGTTGGAGCTGCATCATGGTGCAAAATTTTAGGGCACCATTTTAGCTCCCGTTAGTTACCGAAGAGTCGCGCCTCTACTTTAAGTGGAATGGACATTCAATTTGTGACTATCGTCACTTTTGAATTTctgatttttcttgaaaacttcCTTGCCTTCCATTTGCAATTTGTGATTTCCCtttataattttcttcattctttaagGTATTCTCTTTGACAATGTCTTCTTTCATCTCTGACTCCGCCATAGGTATGGGTGGTAGTGACTCCGGGGGTTCGATTCAGCAACCCCTAGTGGACCGAGAGGTCATCTCCATCGACGGTTCCTCCTTAGAGAAGACTCACCATGGGGCTTCTAATAATGATTCCTCTTCCTCAGAGAGGTTGACGATCTCACGCCATGCTAGTGGAGGCACTTCTCGCTTCTATGGGAGGGTGCAATCTTTCGTTGCTTCTCCGGTCGGGGAACCTATTCCGGTCACCATGATTCTCCCCCTTCTGTTTCTTGGGGAGCAAGGAAGAGTGGTGGCGGGGATGTTAAGGCATACCTTGTGTGTGGCGTAGCCACAGTGCTGGGTCACCATTGTCCCCCTCTACCGTTGCTGGCTTTGAATGGGTGAGGGATGATTTTCTGAAATATCGGTCCTCCCTTACCTCTGCAGCGAGTGTCGTCGCTCAGCAGCGCCAAGTGAAATTGGCAAATCCGGAGAATTCATGCAAGCTAGCCATCCAGGCTTGTGGGAGTGACAATTTCCCTTTCGTGAGGGCAGTATCAGGTAGTTTGCCCTTCTTTTTTATGTACAAATGTCTTTTTGGCGTTATGGGTCTGGTTCTTCCCTTGATTGTATTCCAGTGTGCTCTACTTAAGCACTTGAACGTAGCCCCTTCTCAACTCCACCCCAATAGTTAGGCCATGGTGAGGGCATTTGAGATTTTGTGCCCTTTCTTCAACATTTAGCCTTCCTTGATCATCACCAGTGGAAGAGCAACAAAAGTTTtgcaagaagaaggaagaacaaatttgaagagaggaagaagaatgaagaacaattgagagaaaaagagataaaatagttTGATCTTAAAGCTTGCACAACAAGtttctaaatttgtttttgtgcaaaatgaagtaactaactaactaactaactccaCTAATATATATAGTGACTAATCAGACGGAAAAGATGGGCCTAGTTTAAGCCCATATAATATACCTAATTAAGCTAATTACACAAAGCAAAGCCCAATTTTGCAGCCCAATTATTCAAGTGCAGAGATTCTGAATATCAAGCCCAATATGACCCTCAAAATGGTACAATTGACCCAAGTGTATTTCTAACACAAATGAATCACTTTTTCTTAGCTTTCTAGGGACTACTCACATGCTCCATTTGGAGTTCTGTAGTGTCCTATAGGCCCTGCACAAGGCAGATAGGTCAAGTAAGCGCAAAATCCGAAATCCGAAAATAAGcaacaattattaattaagctCAATCATTTTCATAAGAGGTTAATTGATCTAAGAATAATACGAAAATACTAAACTGCAAATGCTCAATCAAATTTCCCCATACTTTATCTTTTGCATGCCTGGgcaaaactaaaagaaagactaagaaaaagaaatcaaactaaaaaaataaccacAACTAAAAGATGGGAATGAACAAGGCACACATATTTTTCAAGGGATACTAACAATGCACAAAAGTGAGAGAGATGAAAAATGGAAGAATGGTATCAAAGTAACAAGCAATCCATCACATGATCACAAAATGTAAAGTAGACATGTAGTCAAGTCAAAATTTAGAATGTAACATAGTGATAGAAATCCCTCAAAGAACAACACTtacctcaccaaatgtgtatgAGTTTGTGTTTACACTCAACACCACAAGTAACTAGCACATCCAAATCTTGACAAGACTCCAATCCATTCAACTTGAACTCCACATGCACCAAAAGATCGAAAGGGCTTTTATTGGTTTGTAATGCATGACTTAGGTAAGGGTGGATATGAGAAGGATATTTAGGCTAAAACTAAGGGAAAAGAGGGGCAATGGGGAGTAAGTCAACAAGTAAAAAGTGGGGTAGAAACAAAGTGgagaaccaaaaaaaaaaaggaacttacaagaatgaaaatgaaccacaacacactttttttttgcatttttttctcttcttcttttctttgtacattttttctttttgaacttttgttttttatactcccatttttttctcttttcttttataatttttttttcttttgttttttttcttttcaacaagtcacaagaaaattaaatgacGAAAATAAAGGAACATTCATACAAACAAAGTACAAATCCCTCACACTATTTTGAAACCcactcccaaaacaattccaaggtCCCTTTTTCTCCCTAAAGTTTAGGACAACAtggttttccatttttttggcTTATAATAAGATACAAAATGAAAGAAGGGGTTAAAGGCTCAAAGAGGGTGACAATGGATATCAATGCAAGGTAGGTTTATTTGGCTAGTGGTTAAAAGAATGAAGGCCTAAATCATCTTAATCAATGCATGTGCAACAAGGAATGACAAAAGAGGCAAGGAAAAACCTAGAGTAATCTAGCACAAGGGTGAAATCACACATGAACGAGCATGAATGAAATAGTGCAATCCATCCACAAAAGCCCCAAAATTCACAAGGCATAATTCTATCACACATGATCcaccttcaatttttttccaaGCCTACTTATCACTTCCACAATTGCAACAATGGTTCACTTCAAGTATGAAATCTCTCAActaaaaatgatgcatctttcacaatttatacaagttaaaAATCCTATGAAATACATGAAAACACAcctaaattcaacaaaaacaatagAAAACAACAACtgcaaaatctttattttattttatttatttattatttattttaattttttgtatgtaaaaacaataaaacaataaaacaacaCAAATACAACAAGACaaaaagtaggaaacaaaaaacaacatcaaaGACAGAATAACATATagatacaaaaaaatagacagaacaaaatacaaataaatagatACTGacacaaaaaatgaaacaaaatacataaacaaaaataacaacaaaaacaataaaaacaaaaaataaaaaacagagaaaatagGAAATGGATTTTTTCTAAATCCTCCCTCTACACTTGAAATGTACATTCTCCTCAATGTGAGCATTTAATGAAATGCAAACAAAGAGACAACAtataaaagaaggaagaaagaaactCCTAAAGTGCCCTT encodes the following:
- the LOC121174732 gene encoding uncharacterized protein; translation: MELEDVPKVGREFSWYRPNVKAKSLLNRFLVQKEWFNIWSGSIQFILDRNISDHCPIVLKDANVDLGPKPFRSLDYWFQHENYVEVVEGAWRNMSIHRWGAYVLKEKLKGLKKVLREWNATCFGDFHSSQKEIALKMNELDKLEEARVLVESELNMKIDLKEQFWILARRNESFLRQKSRSRWLVEGDNNSIFFHGTINWRRRKNLHRGLHIDGI